The genomic DNA CAATGTAACAAGTTGTGCAAGACGGGCAGGGGAGACGCCTTCTCCAAGTGCTTCCATCATTGAATTTACTGTTTTCACAGGATCATCTGATAGAATTTGTTCAAAGAGTGCCTCTTCATTAATGCTGCCATCCCCATTCATGGCGATTTGTTCTGGCAATCGTTCAAAAGCTTGATGCAAGGGTTTGACCAAATTGACTGGAGATTGCCAGCTATGCGACTCTTCACTCCTCGAAACGTCTGATATTCCAGGCAGAAGAGAAGAAAGGACGTAAGGTCGAACATCGTTTCCTGTGTGGCTCAACATTTCAAAAGCTTTATTGTGGAAGTCTAACGTGTGACCGACATTAATATAAAAATGGTCTGTGACAGCGGCCAACATCATATCTGCAATCTGTTCATTCGACCAATTGGACTCTATGGCGGTCAAAAGAACCCTTTCTGCACCCTGGCTGTCCCGCACCTCCACACAATGGCGGTACCATTTTGTAAGTGTTTCAGGTGATTGTCCTTCCTGATCGGATTGAGGAAGAGAACCGAGTAAGAACCGCGTACCCATACCCGCACTTTCACGGGCAACATGTACCAGGCCATGATATAAAGCAAGGATTTGCCCGGTCTTATCCAGTTTCGGCAGAATGTTCGTCATGGCAGTAAGAATTGTCAGACCTGAACGCCAGCCGCTTTGTCGGTGCTTCGTCCCGAATTCGACTCCAACTTTTGAAATTTCTTTTGGAGAAACACCTGCTTCTACCAAACCGACAACGGCTTTTGCGATAACGAGGCTTAAGCTTTGCTCCAATCCTTCACGTAAACGCCTTAGCAACTTTTGGATGGTGGTTTTCTGGTTTGGGATCGGGGAGACATAGACCTTATCTTCTTCAATTTGAATCGGGTATGTTGGCACATCATCAGCCCAAGGATCCAGTGTCCCACCACTTTTTACATCAAAACGGGCATGATGCCAGTGACAAGTCAAGATGCCATCACATAAACTCCCCATATGTAACGGAAACCCCATATGTGGACAGCGGTTATCTACCGCATGGACTTCACCCTCATGGTAAAAGACTGCAATCGCATGATTATCTCCTTTTATGATTTTTGCACCTTCTTCTTTAATACTTGAAAGTGAACCTGCGAGAATTCTTTCCATCAGCGTACTCCCTCCTTAAATTTCAACCAAATCTGTTTTCTACCTACTACTTTAATTTAAGGAAAGGTTTAATGAATCCTTCATAAGTTGAAATTTTTCTCATTCAAAAGTCTTAGAAAGAGGGAAGGATACACTTTCTCACATATCCGGTAAATGTATAATGAAGAATCCGTAAGGGAAGCTATAGAAAAACGTACATCGGGAGCGTACTCTAATGGGCTTCAAACGAAGACATAAAAATCGTAGACAAAATCAGGATCATGGAATTGGGTATGATGACCATTTTCAAAATCGTACAATCTCGACCTGCATATCCGACAATATCGAAACCGCTACGTCCATCCTAGGTGATAGTTCAGATGTCCAAATTAAAACCTTCAAACTTAGAGCTGATCAACATCTAACCGCAAGTCTGATTTTTATTAAAGGATTAGTCGAACAGTCCTCAATTGATACGTTCACTGCCTCTTTGACCGTCGGGAGTCTTGCTGAAAAATCACTAATGATTGAAACATTACCAATCAGTGAGTTGGACAGAATTGATGATTGGCACAAAATCATTGAAGCCATACTTTGCGGGAATGTTGTCCTTTTTATTGATGATGAAGATCACGCGTATCTATTGGAAGCCAACAATGATAATTTCAGATCTGTCCAAGAGTCCACAACTGAACCAGTTGTGAGAGGACCGAAGGAAGCATTCACCGAAACAATTCAAATGAATACGGCAATGGTACGAAGAAAAATCAAAGATCCAAATTTACGGATTCAAACAAAGCACATCGGACGCTCCACGCGAACAGAGGTTGCAATTGTACATATTCACGGTATCGCCAATGAAAAGATCATTCAAGAAGTCGAAGAACGATTGGACAAAATTGATATTGATGGAATTTTGGAGAGCGGGAATATTGAAGAATTGATTGAGGATGAAACCTATTCTCCTTTTCCGACTACCTTTAATTCAGAGAAACCGGATGTAATCGCTGCAAGTCTGTTGGAAGGAAAAGTCGCTATTTTCGTTGATGGAACACCGTTTGTACTGATCGTTCCAGCTCTTTTCGTACAATTCTTCCAATCCGCTGAGGATTATTATCAACGTTGGGATATCGCCACCTTGCTACGTTTACTGCGGTTCTTCAGCTTTTTCATATCCTTATTGGGCCCAGCTTTTTACATTGCATTAACGACGTTTCACCACGAAATGCTTCCAACGAATCTCTTGATCAGTCTGGCAGCGCAGCGAGAAGGCATTCCATTTCCTGCAATATTCGAGGCGATTCTTATGGAGGTGACTCTTGAAATTCTACGAGAAGCTGGAATCCGACTACCTGTTGCTATCGGACAAACCATATCGATCGTAGGGGCACTCGTCATTGGCCAGGCGGCTGTTGAAGCAGGTTTCGTGTCACCAGCAATGGTCATCGTCGTAGCCATTACAGCGATATCGAATTTTATCATTCCATCCTATAACCTTGCGATTTCCATTCGGATCTTACGATTTTTTTTCATGCTTTTTGCCGCTACATTCGGACTCTATGGCATTGCATTGGGGCTATTTGCTCTTTCCCTTCACTTGTGCAGTTTACGCTCATTCGGTATTCCTTATATGTCCCCGTTGGCGCCATATAATTCCCAGGATCAAAAGGATACGTTATTGAGATTGCCGTATCAATTCCTTTTCACACGTCCAAAATTGATCAGCCAAAATAACAATGTTCGTCAGAAATCCAAATCCTCCAAATAAGGTGATTGTCATGAAGGCGAAAATGTTGATTCCCTGTATATGTCTCATATTTTTGTTAAGTGGTTGCTGGAACAGTAGAGAGCTGAATGAAATAGGGATTGCAGTTGGAATGGGGATCGACAAAACAGAAGGCGACCAAGTTCTCGTAACTGTCCAACTCGTGAACCCCGCGGAAATATCCACAAAGCAAAGCGGGGGTGCCAGAGCTCCTATCGTAACGTATCAAGAAAGAGGCGATACTGTTTTTGAAGCACTCCGTCGAATGACAAAGACCGTGCCTCGAAAAATCTTTTTCCCTCACTTGCGGATGCTTGTCATAGGAGATGGGGTTGCAAAAGAAGGGATTTCAACTTATTTGGACTTATTAGAACGTGATCAAGAATTCCGACCTGATTTTTATGTTGTGATTGCAAGGGATCTTGAAGCGCAGGAAATTTTAAAGTTATTGGTCCCTGTAGAGAAAATCACAGCACAAAATCTTTTCTCGAAGCTCGAAACGTCCGCCCAGGTTTGGGCACCTACCGTTGCCTTGAAATTCGGAAAATTACTGGATGAATTGACAAGTGAAGGGAAGCAGCCGGTCATCAGCGGGGTCAGGATAAAAGGGGATGAAGAGCAAGGTGAATTGATGGAACACCTCCAATCGGCTGACCCAGCTACCCGGCTCCAATATACGGATTTGGCTGTGTTTAAAGAGGACCAGCTTCAAGGATGGTTAAATGAATCTGAAAGTAAAGGCTATAACTATATTATGGGGAATGTTAAGAGCACCATCGTGAACGTCCCGTGTGAGGATACAAAAGGAGATGTGTCGGTTGAATTACTCAGAACCCATACTGAAATGAGAAGTGTGGTGAAAAAAGGAGAGCCTTCCATAAACCTGAAGTTACAAGTTTCAGGTAATGTCGGAGAAGTAGAATGCCCAATTAATTTACAGAAGGCTGAAACGATTCACAAATTAGAAAAGCAAGTTGAAAAAGATGTAATAAAGCAAATGAAGAATGCCACTAAAAAAGCAAAAGATGACTTCCAGCTCGATATTTTCGGGTTTGGTGACGCCTTCCACCGTCAGAATCCTACATACTGGCGTAAAGAGAAATCGAATTGGGACCAGATCTTTGTTGAGTTGCCTATCACATTCCAAGTCGAAGCCCGTATTTACCAAACGGGGAGAAGAAGTAACTCTTTCATAAATAACATAAAGGAGTAGGTTCGATGTGGAGTGCAATCGGAACAATTCTATTAATCGCCATGATTGTCTTAATCGATGGTGTTCCTCTTAGGAAGCGAAAACAATCACGTGACTTAAGGGTTTATGCCATTTTATTGGCAGTTGGGACTGGTTTGTTGATTTACCAAACTACTGGAAATGAACTTCCGACACCGTTGTATGCTATCAAATGGGTATTGGATCCTGTGAGTCGATCGTTTTATCAATTCTTCGAGTAAGGAGGTAGTGGAATGATCGAAAAAGGAAGAATAAGTGTCAGGCAATTCACGATATTGGTGTTACTTTATACAATCGGTACAACCATATTGATCATTCCTTCCATTCTTGCATCTAATGCGAAACAGGACGCATGGATTGCAGGACTTATTGGCCTTGCTATTGCAGTTGCTGCCACACTTTTTTACTTTCATCTCGCCTCTAAATTCCCTGAAAAGAATCTAGCAGAGATTTTTGAAATCCTGTTTGGAAAATGGGTAGGTAAGCTGTTTTCTTTTATCTATTTCTTCGTCTTTGTCTTTCTATTAGCGATATTTGTACTAAGGGATATTGGGGATTTCATGGTTACCGTAATGATGGTTGAAACACCGATCCAAGCCATCCATTTGTCTTTTCTGATCATCGTCATCATTGCCGTACGGTTAGGGCTTGAAACGTTTACACGGGCAGCAGAGCTGTTTCTCCCTTGGGTCGTCATGCTCTATATCATACTCTTTCTTACCATCACACCCCAAATTGATATGCGGTATGCACAACCCGTTCTCGAAAACGGAATAAAACCCGTTTTAAACGCTGCATTTTCTTTTGTAACGTTCCCTTATTTTGAAATGATCATTTTTTTGATGGTCATACCCTATGTAAATACGCCTAGCCGTACAAAAGGGGGATTAGTGATCGGTGGAGTGATTGGTGGGTGTTTCCTTATCATCCTATCCATGCTTTCCATCCTCGTCGTAGGAGTAGAAGAAACGAGTGAAAGCATCTATTCTTCCTATGATCTTGCGAAACAAATCAACCTGGGAGGCTTCTTTCAGCGAGTTGAAGCGATGATGGCGTTCATTTGGTTTACGACTGTTTTTGTTAAATTGACACTTTTGATTTATGTCCTCTGTTTAGGACTAGCGCACACATTCGGTCTTTCTAATTATAAAACCTTAACGCTGCCATTAGGTCTTCTCACATTCGTCTTAGCCAATGACATCTTTCCAAACATGGCTTTTCTGGTTGAATTCACTCGAACGATGCAGTTATATGTCCTCTTTTGGGGATTAATTATCCCATTACTGTTGTGGATCATTGCAAAATTCAAAAGAATTGATCGGACATAATCGGTGACTTAAGACCTTCGGTTAAATATCAATTTTTTCGTAAATACCACAAAACTGAGCTTTTCTAGTGATTTACAATGAAATTTAGTAATATTCCCTGCATCAGTTCCTTGAAAAGGAAGGAAAAGCTTCTCTACATCCTTCCAATCCTGAAACCATTCCTCATCTGCCGGATGATCATGCTCAACATTATTCCACGCATTCAAAAGCCTAGGGCTATACAGTCGGTTAGCACCTTCCTTCAGGGCACATCCTTCGATCTGCGGGTTATAGAGCCTTCCAGGAAGCGATTCGCGCACGTCATTGAAAAGATGAGGCCAATAATCTTTTCGAGATCCTGTATGAATCTGTTTATTTGTCCAATTGGTTATCCGATCTAAACGTTCATCATCTTGGAACAAGAGGGCATATAGTTTCTTACCGATGGTGACCCGTTCCTCCAAAGAAGTGAAATCGCGAACAACCGTACCAATCAGCTCCACTTGCTCTGATGATTGGCGATATGGGAATACGAGACAGTTTAGATTCAAATAATCTTGTAAGGAGAATGGCAGGGTATCTGTCACCTTTTTTTTATAGACTGGATTTTTGATTATGCGGGATTCGATATAGTTTTGTTCGTTAATTATTAATGAAATTGTTAACTGATCTCGATTACCATCCTCCCAGAAGCTTGACCATATGGCATACATGAAGATGGATACACCAAGATGAGGAAGGAGATGAAACAATGACTGATTTGCTTGTTTGGATGCCTCATAAAGCAACAGCTGTGGAAAAGCATCCTGGAAAATCAACCAATTCCCCCGTTCCAGCCATAAAAAATAGTCAACTTGTTCCTGCTCGCTCAATAACTTGGGCAGGAATTCCCCCTTCAAATCGGTCATGTTCCATCCTGCGTTTCGTGAAACAAGATGAGCAAGTAAAGCCCAGTGAATTTCAGGGTGTTTCATAAAAAAATGTAGATAAGCCATCGTTCGAGTGACATTGTTTACATTCATTGCTCTCGTCATATTCCTTATATCGGTGATTAACCTACGTCCTGACTGTGAAGGAGGGATGTTTTTAGAAGAAAGAGCTTTTTGAAGATGAACGTCAAG from Pseudalkalibacillus sp. SCS-8 includes the following:
- a CDS encoding Rieske 2Fe-2S domain-containing protein, which codes for MERILAGSLSSIKEEGAKIIKGDNHAIAVFYHEGEVHAVDNRCPHMGFPLHMGSLCDGILTCHWHHARFDVKSGGTLDPWADDVPTYPIQIEEDKVYVSPIPNQKTTIQKLLRRLREGLEQSLSLVIAKAVVGLVEAGVSPKEISKVGVEFGTKHRQSGWRSGLTILTAMTNILPKLDKTGQILALYHGLVHVARESAGMGTRFLLGSLPQSDQEGQSPETLTKWYRHCVEVRDSQGAERVLLTAIESNWSNEQIADMMLAAVTDHFYINVGHTLDFHNKAFEMLSHTGNDVRPYVLSSLLPGISDVSRSEESHSWQSPVNLVKPLHQAFERLPEQIAMNGDGSINEEALFEQILSDDPVKTVNSMMEALGEGVSPARLAQLVTLAAAERIARFHTQNDFNDWITVLHTFTHAHAVHESLRRSTSVELTRAVFHSAMSIYLDRFLNMPKAKKPKPEHLESSAHPSELLEMLNKQQQVNQAAKWVVTYLTSGGDKQALFNTLGHALLREDAEFHSFQMYEAALMEHDLWEDESSALAERAQETMIIAMTRYLAAHAPTHRETPHMATIAMRLHRGEKLFEED
- a CDS encoding spore germination protein — translated: MGFKRRHKNRRQNQDHGIGYDDHFQNRTISTCISDNIETATSILGDSSDVQIKTFKLRADQHLTASLIFIKGLVEQSSIDTFTASLTVGSLAEKSLMIETLPISELDRIDDWHKIIEAILCGNVVLFIDDEDHAYLLEANNDNFRSVQESTTEPVVRGPKEAFTETIQMNTAMVRRKIKDPNLRIQTKHIGRSTRTEVAIVHIHGIANEKIIQEVEERLDKIDIDGILESGNIEELIEDETYSPFPTTFNSEKPDVIAASLLEGKVAIFVDGTPFVLIVPALFVQFFQSAEDYYQRWDIATLLRLLRFFSFFISLLGPAFYIALTTFHHEMLPTNLLISLAAQREGIPFPAIFEAILMEVTLEILREAGIRLPVAIGQTISIVGALVIGQAAVEAGFVSPAMVIVVAITAISNFIIPSYNLAISIRILRFFFMLFAATFGLYGIALGLFALSLHLCSLRSFGIPYMSPLAPYNSQDQKDTLLRLPYQFLFTRPKLISQNNNVRQKSKSSK
- a CDS encoding Ger(x)C family spore germination protein — translated: MKAKMLIPCICLIFLLSGCWNSRELNEIGIAVGMGIDKTEGDQVLVTVQLVNPAEISTKQSGGARAPIVTYQERGDTVFEALRRMTKTVPRKIFFPHLRMLVIGDGVAKEGISTYLDLLERDQEFRPDFYVVIARDLEAQEILKLLVPVEKITAQNLFSKLETSAQVWAPTVALKFGKLLDELTSEGKQPVISGVRIKGDEEQGELMEHLQSADPATRLQYTDLAVFKEDQLQGWLNESESKGYNYIMGNVKSTIVNVPCEDTKGDVSVELLRTHTEMRSVVKKGEPSINLKLQVSGNVGEVECPINLQKAETIHKLEKQVEKDVIKQMKNATKKAKDDFQLDIFGFGDAFHRQNPTYWRKEKSNWDQIFVELPITFQVEARIYQTGRRSNSFINNIKE
- a CDS encoding endospore germination permease, with protein sequence MIEKGRISVRQFTILVLLYTIGTTILIIPSILASNAKQDAWIAGLIGLAIAVAATLFYFHLASKFPEKNLAEIFEILFGKWVGKLFSFIYFFVFVFLLAIFVLRDIGDFMVTVMMVETPIQAIHLSFLIIVIIAVRLGLETFTRAAELFLPWVVMLYIILFLTITPQIDMRYAQPVLENGIKPVLNAAFSFVTFPYFEMIIFLMVIPYVNTPSRTKGGLVIGGVIGGCFLIILSMLSILVVGVEETSESIYSSYDLAKQINLGGFFQRVEAMMAFIWFTTVFVKLTLLIYVLCLGLAHTFGLSNYKTLTLPLGLLTFVLANDIFPNMAFLVEFTRTMQLYVLFWGLIIPLLLWIIAKFKRIDRT
- a CDS encoding DUF2515 family protein, with the protein product MYLLPLHSYSIKENGIHKKGVGVLVGFLNDRSRSFGGAWDLSYLDVHLQKALSSKNIPPSQSGRRLITDIRNMTRAMNVNNVTRTMAYLHFFMKHPEIHWALLAHLVSRNAGWNMTDLKGEFLPKLLSEQEQVDYFLWLERGNWLIFQDAFPQLLLYEASKQANQSLFHLLPHLGVSIFMYAIWSSFWEDGNRDQLTISLIINEQNYIESRIIKNPVYKKKVTDTLPFSLQDYLNLNCLVFPYRQSSEQVELIGTVVRDFTSLEERVTIGKKLYALLFQDDERLDRITNWTNKQIHTGSRKDYWPHLFNDVRESLPGRLYNPQIEGCALKEGANRLYSPRLLNAWNNVEHDHPADEEWFQDWKDVEKLFLPFQGTDAGNITKFHCKSLEKLSFVVFTKKLIFNRRS